One region of Colius striatus isolate bColStr4 chromosome 4, bColStr4.1.hap1, whole genome shotgun sequence genomic DNA includes:
- the FRRS1L gene encoding DOMON domain-containing protein FRRS1L — protein MAVRSRGAWRRLLLLLLLAGSAASPAEEGGGRREAGGGEHGEEAARPHHDSSYGTFASEFYDLRYLSEEGYPFPTAPPVDPFAKIRVDDCGKTKGCFRYGKPGCNAETCDYFLSYRRIGADVEFELSADTDGWVAVGFSSDKKMGGDDVMACVHDDNGRVRIQHFYNVGQWAKEIQRNPARDEEGVFENNRVTCRFKRPVYVPREETIVDLHLSWYYLFAWGPAIQGSITRHDIDSPPVSERVVSIYKYEDIFMPSAAYQTFSSPFCLLLIVALTFYLLMGTP, from the exons ATGGCGGTGCGGAGCCGCGGTGCttggcggcggctgctgctgctgctgctcctggccgGCTCAGCCGCCAGCCCGGCGGAGGAGGGCGGCGGCCGGCGGGAGGCAGGTGGCGGAGAGCACGGCGAGGAGGCAGCGCGGCCTCACCACGATTCTTCGTACGGCACCTTCGCCAGCGAATTCTACGACCTGCGCTACCTCTCCGAGGAGG GTTACCCTTTCCCTACTGCTCCTCCTGTGGATCCATTTGCAAAAATCAGAGTGGATGACTGTGGAAAAACCAAGGGATGCTTCAG GTATGGGAAACCTGGATGCAATGCGGAGACTTGTGACTACTTTCTAAGTTACCGTAGAATAGGAGCTGATGTTGAATTTGAGCTGAGTGCCGATACTGATGGCTGGGTGGCCGTGGGGTTTTCCTCGGACAAGAAAATG GGAGGAGATGATGTCATGGCTTGTGTTCATGACGATAACGGAAGAGTCAGAATACAGCACTTCTATAATGTCGGTCAGTGGGCTAAAGAAATCCAGAGAAACCCTGCTAGAGATGAGGAAGGGGTTTTTGAAAACAATCGTGTAACTTGCCGATTCAAGCGTCCTGTATATGTTCCCCGAGAGGAGACCATCGTAGATCTGCACTTGAGTTGGTACTATCTGTTTGCTTGGGGTCCAGCAATTCAGG GTTCTATAACTCGTCATGATATAGACTCACCACCCGTATCAGAGCGCGTTGTCAGTATTTACAAGTATGAAGATATTTTCATGCCATCAGCTGCCTATCAgaccttctcttctccattcTGCTTGCTCCTCATTGTTGCACTGACCTTCTATTTATTGATGGGAACCCCATGA